The Megalops cyprinoides isolate fMegCyp1 chromosome 19, fMegCyp1.pri, whole genome shotgun sequence genome has a window encoding:
- the LOC118794492 gene encoding rab11 family-interacting protein 4A-like isoform X4: protein MSAADGSLASVVGTAGRVDCPSLRDGGMEAGVGRPVIVCTRPYPDCQLYPEEAGLNNSAALEADMDSVVDSAPGSDTSDGGRPDSKEEVLGGLFLPGNDSGHLMASDLSARSSASLISNEEQFEDYGEGEDGDFTPSSPCPDDETRTNGFSDLGSSVPSSASQTPQKMRHLYCTEPLDVYCSQCCKKVNLLNDLEARLKNLRANSPNRKISSTAFGRQLFHHSNFSSCNGSTEDLFRDSIDSCDVDITEKVSYLEKKVTELENDSLVSEDLKTKLKQENIQLVHRVHELEEQIKDQELRAEQMLEEELKRHREAYSKMERDKNTEIELLSNRVQQLEEENGEMTVNVCRLKSQTERLDQEKQRMTDKLEDTSLRLKDEMDLYRRMMDKLWQNRHEFQKEREAMQELIEDLRRELEHLQLFKLETERPGRGRSGLSEYNAKTREIELEHEVKRLKQNFTPQDIPSEFQHLVSTGARPLPSLMENHKLRDQNDDLNGQILSLSLYEAKNLFATQTKAQSLAAEIDNASRDELMEALKEQEEINFRLRQYMDKIILAILDHNPSILEIKN from the exons gGCATGGAGGCGGGGGTGGGTCGGCCGGTTATCGTGTGTACGCGGCCATACCCCGATTGCCAGCTCTACCCGGAGGAGGCGGGGCTGAACAACAGCGCCGCCCTGGAGGCGGACATGGACAGCGTGGTGGACAGCGCCCCGGGCTCAGACACCTCTGACGGGGGGCGGCCCGACAGCAAGGAGGAAGTTCTTGGAGGCCTCTTCCTGCCTGGAAACGA CTCTGGTCATCTGATGGCATCTGACCTATCAGCACGCTCCTCCGCCTCCCTCATATCCAATGAGGAGCAGTTTGAGGACTACGGAGAGGGCGAGGATGGGGACTTCACCCCCAGCAGCCCCTGTCCCGACGACGAGACTCGGACCAACGGGTTCTCTGACCTGGGCTCTTCTGTCCCCTCCAG CGCCAGTCAGACCCCCCAGAAGATGAGGCACCTGTACTGCACCGAGCCCCTGGACGTGTACTGCTCCCAGTGCTGCAAGAAGGTCAACCTGCTCAACGACCTGGAGGCGCGGCTCAAGAACCTCAGAGCCAACAG CCCAAACAGGAAAATATCCAGCACAGCCTTTGGAAG gcAACTCTTCCACCACAGCAACTTCAGCAGCTGCAACGGGAGCACGGAGGACCTGTTCAGGGACAGCATCGACTCCTGCGACGTGGACATCACCGAGAAG GTGAGTTACCTGGAGAAGAAGGTGACGGAGCTTGAGAATGACAGCCTGGTGAGCGAAGATCTGAAGACCAAGCTGAAGCAGGAGAATATACAGCTGGTTCACAG GGTTCATGAGCTAGAGGAGCAGATTAAGGACCAGGAGCTGAGGGCGGAGCagatgctggaggaggagctgaagaggcaTCGGGAGGCCTACAGTAAGATGGAGCGGGACAAGAACACTGAGATCGAGCTGCTCAGTAATAG GGTCCAGCAGCTAGAGGAGGAGAATGGAGAGATGACGGTGAACGTATGCAGGCTGAAGTCCCAGACCGAGAGGCTGGATCAG GAGAAGCAACGCATGACGGACAAGCTGGAGGACACCAGCCTGCGTCTGAAGGACGAGATGGATCTGTACCGGAGGATGATGGACAAGCTGTGGCAGAACAGGCACGAGTTCCAGAAAGAAAGGGAGGCCATGCAGGAG ctgATCGAGGACCTGCGGAGGGAGCTGGAGCACCTGCAGCTCTTTAAGCTGGAGACGGAGCGGCCGGGACGTGGCCGCAGCGGCCTGTCCGAATACAACGCCAAGACTCGCGAGATCGAGCTTGAACACGAGGTCAAGCGGCTCAAGCAG AACTTTACTCCCCAGGATATCCCTTCTGAATTCCAGCACCTGGTGTCCACAGGGGCACGGCCTCTGCCCAGTCTGATG gaGAACCACAAGCTCCGGGACCAGAACGACGACCTGAACGGGCAGATCCTCAGCCTCAGCCTGTACGAGGCCAAGAACCTCTTCGCCACTCAGACGAAGGCTCAGTCGCTGGCCGCCGAGATCGACAACGCCTCCCGAGACGAG CTCATGGAGGCcctgaaggagcaggaggagattAATTTCCGTCTGAGGCAGTACATGGACAAGATCATCCTGGCCATCCTTGACCACAACCCCTCCATCCTGGAGATCAAGAACTAG